From a single Mustelus asterias chromosome 31, sMusAst1.hap1.1, whole genome shotgun sequence genomic region:
- the LOC144481660 gene encoding putative G-protein coupled receptor 139 has translation MGLGFLVKLQILRALQDSQEIYYPVLAAVGVPVNLVTIAILSRGKCGLSKCVTHYLVAMAATDLLVIIFDLILRQIPIVYREQFRFMRMVPLCNIHAVLLYAATDCSVWFTVTFTFDRFIAICSPKLRAKYCTDKTALVVLGTVTVVSCVKNISWYFLYTSRYWLSNSPWFCLVLIAVGRSLPWAIFEFLHYVLTPFIPFLLILLFNALTVRSILVASRARRRLQRHSNGESPPDPEMANRRKSMILLFVISGNFMVLWVVFMVCSILRRLDYLGFSVSLPNFVPEIGFMLQLLSCCTNTFIYAITQRKFRDELKNGVKYPITKMIVLIR, from the exons ATGGGTCTTGGATTCCTGGTCAAACTCCAGATTCTACGGGCGCTTCAAGATTCACAGGAGATTTACTACCCTGTGCTCGCTGCAGTCGGAGTTCCCG TTAACCTGGTGACGATTGCGATCCTGTCTCGGGGGAAGTGCGGTctatccaaatgtgtcactcactatctggtggccatggcagcgacAGATCTACTGGTTATTATCTTCGACCTAATACTGAGGCAAATTCCTATCGTCTATCGCGAACAGTTTAGGTTTATGCGCATGGTCCCCTtatgtaacatccacgccgtcctgctttatgctgcCACAGACTGTtccgtctggttcaccgtcaccttCACATTTGATCGATTTATAGCCATTTGTTCTCCGAAACTTAGAGCTAAGTACTGCACAGATAAAACGGCCCTCGTTGTCCTAGGAACAGTGACTGTGGTGAGCTGTGTGAAGAACATTTCCTGGTATTTTCTGTACACAAGTCGATATTGGCTTTCTAACAGTCCATGGTTTTGCCTGGTGTTGATTGCAGTAGGCCGCTCGCTGCCCTGGGCAATCTTTGAATTTCTGCATTACGTTTTAACACCGTTTATTCCATTTCTTCTGATTCTACTGTTCAATGCACTGACGGTCAGGAGCATTTTAGTGGCCAGCagggcccgcaggagactccagcGTCACAGCAATGGAGAGAGTCCACCCGACCCAGAGATGGCTAACAGAAGGAAATCCATGATCTTACTTTTTGTTATATCGGGGAATTTCATGGTGTTGTGGGTAGTGTTCATGGTATGTTCAATATTGAGACGATTGGATTATTTGGGTTTCTCAGTTTCTCTGCCCAACTTTGTGCCTGAGATAGGCTTCATGCTCCAGCTCCTGAGCTGCTGCACCAACACTTTTATCTATGCAATCACTCAGAGGAAATTCAGAGATGAGTTGAAGAATGGCGTGAAATATCCCATTACAAAGATGATCGTGTTAATTCGATGA